The Raphanus sativus cultivar WK10039 chromosome 2, ASM80110v3, whole genome shotgun sequence genome includes a region encoding these proteins:
- the LOC108842439 gene encoding pre-mRNA-splicing factor ATP-dependent RNA helicase DEAH7 produces MGVDPFKATETSETEKESGGSDLPVKEKLTFTAPERKSRLGLDVRAMEKRESAKSQGEFKVPKKPAISVSASMDEDDRSHVSGIDDGADNSRPDHSTRRYRDKSSRSETAQESTVTTAKAAASDTPRRDGHRNEYRYDRSETPRSRQRSTYDEVDRYRGRESYRQSPRDYHGEKRGRYSSERRTPGRSDWDDGRWEWEDSPHGDRDSSYNKRHQPSPSPMLGAASPDARLASPWLDTPRSTMASASPWDIGAPSPVPIRASGSSVRSSSSRYGGRSNQLADSREGDLTKEGHPDEDRSQGAEEFNHEITDTMRREMEYHSDLAWYDTDEGNSLFDADSASFFLGDDASVQKKEAELAKRLVRRDGSKMSLAQSKKYSQLNADNAQWEDRQLLRSGAVRGTEVQTEFDSEEERKAILLVHDTKPPFLDGRIVFTKQAEPVMPIKDPTSDMAIISRKGSGLVREIREKQSMHKSRQRFWELAGSNLGNILGVEKSAEQIDADTAVVGDEGEVDFKNEAKFAQHMKKGEAVSEFAMSKTMAQQRQYLPIFSVRDDLLQVIRENQVIVVVGETGSGKTTQLTQYLHEDGYTINGIVGCTQPRRVAAMSVAKRVSEEMETELGDKVGYAIRFEDVTGPNTVIKYMTDGVLLRETLKDSDLDKYRVVVMDEAHERSLNTDVLFGILKKVVARRRDFKLIVTSATLNAQKFSDFFGSVPIFNIPGRTFPVNILYSKSPCEDYVEAAVKQAMTIHITSPPGDILIFMTGQDEIEAACFALKERMEQLVESAKREVTNLLILPIYSQLPADLQAKIFQKPEDGARKCIVATNIAETSLTVDGIYYVIDTGYGKMKVFNPRMGMDALQVFPISRAASDQRAGRAGRTGPGTCYRLYTESAYLNEMLPSPVPEIQRTNLGNVVLLLKSLKIDNLLEFDFMDPPPQENILNSMYQLWVLGALSNVGGLTDLGWKMVEFPLDPPLAKMLLMGEWLDCIDEVLTIVSMLSVPSVFFRPKERAEESDAAREKFFVPESDHLTLLNVYKQWKEHDYRGDWCNDHYLQVKGLRKAREVRSQLLDILKQLKIPLKSCGPDWDIVRKAICSAYFHNSARLKGVGEYVNCRTGMPCHLHPSSALYGLGYTPDYVVYHELILTTKEYMQCATSVEPHWLAELGPMFFSVKDSDTSMLEHKKKQKEEKTAMEEEMEKLRRDQAEAEVRSKEREKRKRAKQQQQVSGPGMKKGSTYLRPKKFGL; encoded by the exons ATGGGG GTCGATCCTTTCAAAGCTACGGAGACGTCGGAAACGGAGAAGGAAAGCGGTGGCAGCGATCTTCCGGTGAAGGAGAAACTGACTTTTACAGCTCCCGAGAGGAAGTCCCGTCTAG GGTTGGATGTAAGGGCAATGGAGAAAAGGGAGAGTGCCAAGTCCCAGGGGGAGTTCAAGGTCCCCAAGAAGCCAGCAATATCtgtttcagcgtctatggatgAAGATGATAGATCTCATGTATCTGGAATTGACGATGGAGCAGATAACAGTCGACCTGACCATTCCACCAGAAGGTATAGAGATAAATCTTCAAGATCTGAGACTGCACaag AAAGTACTGTGACCACAGCGAAAGCTGCAGCTTCAGAT ACTCCTAGGAGAGATGGACACCGAAACGAATATAGGTATGACAGAAGTGAAACTCCGCGGTCAAGGCAGAGAAGCACATACGATGAGGTAGATCGCTACCGAGGGAGGGAGTCCTATCGCCAGTCACCCCGAGATTATCACGGAGAAAAGCGGGGAAGATACAGTAGTGAAAGGAGAACTCCAG GTAGGTCAGACTGGGATGATGGGAGATGGGAATGGGAAGATAGTCCACACGGAGATAGAGACTCTTCTTACAACAAACGGCATCAGCCTTCTCCATCACCCATGTTAGGTGCAGCTTCACCAGATGCTCGTTTAGCCTCCCCCTGGCTGGATACACCACGCTCAACAA TGGCTTCTGCTTCTCCATGGGATATTGGTGCACCTTCTCCTGTCCCAATCCGAGCTTCTGGGTCCTCTGTCAGATCCTCAAGCTCAAGGTATGGTGGAAGATCCAATCAACTTGCAGACTCTAGGGAAGGTGATCTGACCAAGGAG GGGCATCCAGATGAGGATAGATCCCAAGGAGCTGAAGAATTTAACCATGAGATCACAGACACAATGCGTCGAGAAATGGAGTATCACTCGGATCTTGCATG GTATGATACGGACGAAGGGAACTCACTGTTTGATGCAGATAGTGCATCCTTTTTTCTTGGAGATGACGCTTCTGTGCAGAAAAAGGAAGCTGAGCTGGCAAAAAGACTG GTTAGAAGGGACGGTAGCAAAATGTCTCTCGCTCAGAGTAAAAAATACTCTCAGCTTAATGCAGATAATGCTCAGTGGGAAGACCGTCAGCTTCTCAGATCTGGAGCTGTTAGAGGCACAGAAGTGCAGACGGAGTTTGATAGCGAGGAAGAACGGAAGGCAATTCTTCTTGTACATG ATACAAAGCCTCCTTTCCTTGATGGAAGAATCGTTTTTACGAAGCAAGCAGAGCCAGTAATGCCTATAAAGGATCCTACATCAGACATGGCTATAATTTCGCGAAAAGGATCGGGTCTTGTGAGAGAAATTCGGGAGAAACAAAGTATGCATAAATCGCGACAGCGATTTTGGGAGCTTGCAGGTTCTAACCTTGGTAATATCCTTGGTGTTGAAAAATCAGCTGAGCAG ATTGATGCCGATACTGCTGTAGTTGGTGACGAAGGTGAAGTAGACTTTAAGAACGAGGCTAAATTTGCACAGCATATGAAGAAGGGAGAAGCTGTGAGTGAATTTGCCATGTCAAAGACCATGGCACAGCAACGACAGTATCTTCCCATATTTTCTGTTAGAGATGATTTATTGCAG GTAATAAGAGAAAACCAGGTGATAGTGGTGGTTGGAGAAACTGGTTCGGGAAAGACTACTCAGCTCACACAG tATCTTCACGAGGACGGATACACTATAAACGGTATAGTAGGTTGCACCCAACCAAGACGTGTAGCAGCTATGAGTGTTGCAAAGAGAGTTAGTGAAGAGATGGAAACAGAGTTGGGCGATAAAGTGGGGTATGCCATTCGTTTTGAAGATGTAACTGGTCCAAATACTGTTATCAAG TACATGACGGATGGAGTGCTACTGAGAGAGACACTTAAAGATTCCGACCTGGATAAGTATCG TGTGGTAGTGATGGATGAAGCGCATGAAAGGTCACTCAACACAGACGTTCTTTTTGGAATACTGAAAAAAGTTGTGGCTCGGCGTCGTGATTTCAAACTGATAGTCACGTCAGCGACCCTTAATGCTCAAAAGTTTTCTGATTTCTTCGGGAG TGTGCCTATATTCAACATTCCTGGAAGGACTTTCCCTGTCAATATTCTCTACTCTAAAAGTCCTTGTGAAGACTATGTTGAAGCCGCAGTTAAACAGGCAATGACGATTCACATAACGAGCCCACCTGGGGACATTCTCATATTCATGACCGGGCAAGATGAAATTGAAGCAGCGTGCTTTGCTCTTAAGGAGAGAATGGAACAGCTGGTTGAATCAGCCAAAAGAGAAGTCACGAACCTACTGATTCTCCCTATATACTCTCAGTTACCTGCTGACTTGCAAGCAAAAATATTCCAGAAACCGGAAGATGGAGCCCGCAAATGCATTGTTGCCACCAATATCGCTGAAACGTCATTGACAGTCGATGGAATATACTATGTGATTGACACAGGGTATGGAAAGATGAAGGTTTTCAATCCTAGAATGGGTATGGATGCTCTTCAGGTTTTCCCCATTAGTCGTGCTGCCTCTGATCAGCGTGCAGGAAGAGCTGGAAGGACAGGGCCCGGAACTTGTTACAGGCTGTATACAGAGAGCGCATATTTAAACGAGATGTTGCCCAGTCCCGTGCCAGAGATTCAGCGTACAAATTTGGGTAACGTTGTGTTGTTGTTGAAGTCACTGAAAATAGACAACTTGCTAGAGTTTGATTTCATGGACCCACCTCCACAAGAGAACATACTGAACTCTATGTACCAGCTTTGGGTGTTGGGTGCGCTTAGCAATGTCGGAGGATTAACTGATCTCGGGTGGAAGATGGTGGAGTTCCCGTTGGATCCACCTCTTGCGAAGATGCTCTTAATGGGTGAATGGCTCGACTGCATAGACGAGGTCTTGACGATCGTGTCAATGCTTTCAGTACCTTCAGTGTTCTTCAGACCGAAAGAGAGAGCAGAAGAGAGCGATGCCGCGAGGGAGAAGTTTTTCGTGCCGGAGTCGGATCATCTGACGCTACTGAATGTGTATAAGCAATGGAAAGAGCATGACTACAGAGGAGACTGGTGCAATGACCACTACCTGCAAGTCAAAGGTCTGAGGAAAGCTAGAGAAGTAAGATCCCAGCTTCTGGATATCCTCAAGCAACTCAAGATACCGCTCAAGTCGTGTGGGCCGGATTGGGATATCGTGAGAAAAGCCATATGCTCAGCGTACTTCCACAACTCGGCTAGATTAAAAGGTGTTGGGGAGTATGTGAACTGTAGAACCGGGATGCCTTGCCATCTGCACCCGAGCAGTGCACTGTATGGTCTGGGGTACACGCCTGATTATGTGGTGTATCACGAACTGATCTTAACCACGAAGGAGTACATGCAGTGTGCTACATCTGTTGAGCCGCATTGGCTGGCTGAGTTGGGACCAATGTTTTTCTCGGTCAAGGACTCGGATACATCCATGTTGGAGCATAAAAAGAAGCAGAAGGAAGAGAAAACAGCGATGGAGGAAGAGATGGAGAAGCTGAGAAGAGATCAGGCGGAGGCGGAGGTGAGAAgcaaggagagagagaagaggaaaAGGGCAAAGCAGCAGCAACAGGTTTCAGGTCCTGGCATGAAGAAAGGCAGTACTTATCTCAGGCCTAAGAAGTTTGGTCTCTAA
- the LOC108816045 gene encoding LOW QUALITY PROTEIN: protein EMSY-LIKE 3 (The sequence of the model RefSeq protein was modified relative to this genomic sequence to represent the inferred CDS: inserted 4 bases in 4 codons) yields the protein MDYRPSDSSGTDDDLPPSRYQRSGRPAGNGRPSVLNSAPLSRVHNDMETQIHLIEQEAYSSILRAFKAQSDAITWEKESLITELRKELRVSDEEHRELLSRVNADEMIRRIREWRKXNSFQSGVPQMVHDTAPSPAVSGSRKKQKTSQSIASLAMGQPSPALHPSMQPSSSAVRXGGPPPGPKTKKPKTSMQFPATGIAGRPSXGAVTNEPDPLIGKKVWTKWPEDNNFYEAVITDYNAVEGRHALVYDMNTGNEXWEWVNLKEISPGDIRWEGEDAGVSRKGGHPGQGRGSTKAMSRGGGPTGLPGGRGRGSMKTQQHKAQNGVGKKALGDIEILHTDTLIKEVTITSRKVFRSVNPNPAEVEKAKKVLRDHEQALVDAIARLEDLSDGESGNI from the exons ATGGATTACCGACCTTCTGATAGTAGTG GTACGGATGATGACTTACCTCCAAGTAGATATCAAAGAAGCGGGAGACCTGCTGGTAATGGCAGACCTTCAGTTCTCAACTCTGCGCCTTTATCAAGGGTGCACAACGACATGGAAACTCAAATCCATCTCATTGAGCAAGAAGCCTATAGCTCAATACTCCGTGCATTCAAAGCCCAGTCTGATGCTATTACCTGG GAGAAGGAAAGTCTGATCACTGAACTCAGAAAAGAGCTTCGGGTGTCTGATGAGGAACACAGAGAGCTGTTATCAAGGGTTAATGCTGATGAAATGATCAGGCGAATAAG GGAATGGAGAA GGAACAGCTTTCAATCCGGTGTTCCTCAGATGGTTCATGATACTGCTCCGAGTCCAGCTGTTTCAGGATCACGCAAGAAGCAAAAGACATCACAATCAATCGCCTCGTTAGCTATGGGTCAGCCATCTCCTGCTCTGCACCCATCAATGCAACCATCTTCATCTGCCGTAA AGGGAGGTCCTCCACCAGGTCCAAAGACCAAGAAGCCAAAGACT TCGATGCAGTTCCCAGCTACAGGCATTGCGGGAAGGCCCA CTGGCGCAGTAACAAATGAACCAGACCCTTTGATTGGAAAGAAGGTATGGACAAAGTGGCCTGAGGACAACAATTTCTATGAAGCTGTAATAACTGACTACAACGCCGTTGAG GGGAGGCATGCTTTAGTGTATGACATGAACACTGGGAATG ACTGGGAATGGGTAAATCTTAAAGAG atATCTCCGGGAGATATCAGATGGGAAGGTGAGGATGCTGGGGTATCTCGTAAAGGAGGACATCCTGGGCAAGGCCGTGGAAGTACAAAGGCCATGTCTCGTGGTGGTGGTCCCACAGGCCTCCCTGGTGGTAGAGGTAGGGGAAGCATGAAGACACAGCAGCACAAGGCACAGAATGGCGTTGGGAAGAAAGCTTTAGGCGATATTGAAATACTCCACACTGATACACTAATAAAAGAGGTAACCATTACAA GTAGAAAAGTGTTTAGATCCGTTAACCCCAACCCAGCAGAGGTAGAGAAGGCAAAGAAAGTGCTAAGA GATCATGAGCAAGCTCTTGTGGATGCAATTGCAAGGCTTGAAGATTTATCTGATGGGGAAAGCGGTAATATTTGA
- the LOC108843436 gene encoding histone-lysine N-methyltransferase family member SUVH9, with protein MTTSHIPSFNHMSSSSSPTPPLIPKPEPVTDSTDLQTPIPTSSSPPNLYTEFNNVAETFRSAFAQRLKRHDDVTVLNSLTGAIVTVPEEQDPVPVSVPSPSLVTRKPKPQERSSELVRITDVGPEGERQFREVVRKTRMIYDSLRIFLILEELREDFAMGSGSSSRRRGRADSKAASMMKERFLWLNRDKRIVGSIPGVQVGDIFFFRLELCVMGLHGQTQAGIDYLIGSRSSNGEPIATSVIVSGGYEDDDDRGDVIIYTGHGGQDKLGRQAEHQKLEGGNLAMERSMYYGIEVRVVRGFKYENSVSSKVYVYDGLFRIVDSWFDVGKSGFGVFKFRLERIGGQVEMGTSVLKFAKTLKTNPLSVRPSGYISFDISNRKEKAPVYLFNDIDDDREPLYYEYLASASFPRGILFQRSGDDGAGGCDCINGCGSGCLCEMKNGGQFAYDYSGNLIRMRPVIHECGPACKCPPSCRNRVTQKGLRSSLEVFRSVETGWGVRSLDILHAGAFICEYVGVALTREQASILTMNGDTLVYPARFSSARWKAWGDLSEVFPDDYERRPPPSYPQIPPVDFAMDVSKLRNVACYISHSTDSNVIVQFVLHDHNNIMFPRVMLFAAENIPPMTELSLDYGVSDDEWSPKLAICN; from the coding sequence ATGACGACTTCTCACATACCGTCCTTTAACCACatgtcgtcgtcgtcgtcaccTACTCCTCCTCTGATCCCTAAGCCCGAGCCAGTAACTGATTCCACCGACCTACAAACTCCGATTCCTACCTCATCCTCTCCTCCCAACTTGTACACCGAGTTCAACAACGTAGCAGAGACTTTCCGCTCAGCTTTCGCACAACGCCTCAAACGCCACGATGACGTCACGGTTCTCAATTCCCTAACCGGCGCAATCGTAACCGTTCCAGAAGAGCAAGACCCCGTTCCGGTTAGTGTCCCTTCACCCTCCCTCGTAACTCGAAAGCCGAAGCCTCAGGAACGGTCCTCTGAGCTGGTGAGGATCACCGACGTCGGGCCCGAGGGAGAGAGACAGTTCCGAGAGGTCGTTAGAAAGACGAGGATGATCTACGACTCCCTCAGGATCTTCTTGATCCTCGAGGAGTTGCGCGAGGACTTCGCCATGGGAAGTGGCAGCAGCAGCAGGAGGAGAGGCAGGGCCGACAGCAAAGCCGCGTCGATGATGAAAGAGCGTTTCTTGTGGCTCAACCGCGACAAACGCATCGTGGGTTCGATCCCCGGAGTCCAGGTCGGagacatcttcttcttcaggctTGAGCTTTGCGTCATGGGTTTGCACGGGCAGACGCAGGCAGGGATTGATTATCTCATAGGGAGCAGGAGCTCCAACGGAGAGCCCATCGCCACGAGCGTGATCGTCTCCGGTGGGTacgaggatgatgatgatcgaGGGGATGTGATTATCTACACGGGGCACGGAGGGCAGGACAAGCTCGGGAGGCAGGCTGAGCATCAGAAGCTCGAAGGTGGGAACTTGGCGATGGAGAGGAGTATGTATTACGGGATTGAGGTGAGAGTCGTTCGTGGGTTCAAGTACGAGAACTCGGTTTCGAGCAAAGTGTATGTCTACGACGGGCTGTTTAGGATTGTTGATTCGTGGTTCGATGTTGGGAAGTCTGGGTTTGGTGTTTTCAAGTTTAGGTTGGAGAGGATAGGAGGGCAGGTGGAGATGGGTACTTCGGTTTTGAAGTTCGCCAAGACTCTTAAAACCAACCCTTTGTCTGTGAGACCGAGTGGTTACATCAGCTTCGATATCTCCAACAGGAAGGAGAAAGCTCCTGTTTATTTGTTTAACGACATTGATGATGATCGAGAGCCTTTGTACTACGAGTATCTCGCGAGCGCTTCTTTTCCTCGTGGGATATTGTTTCAACGGAGTGGTGATGATGGTGCGGGTGGATGCGACTGTATCAACGGTTGTGGGAGTGGCTGCCTTTGCGAGATGAAGAACGGAGGTCAGTTCGCTTATGATTACAGTGGGAATCTGATAAGAATGCGGCCGGTGATACACGAGTGCGGACCGGCTTGTAAGTGCCCTCCGAGTTGTCGAAACCGCGTCACTCAGAAGGGTCTGAGGAGCAGTCTCGAGGTGTTTAGGTCGGTGGAGACCGGCTGGGGAGTTCGGTCTTTGGATATATTACATGCCGGTGCTTTTATATGCGAGTATGTCGGGGTTGCTTTGACGAGGGAGCAAGCCAGCATTCTGACCATGAATGGCGATACTCTGGTGTACCCTGCTCGGTTTTCTTCGGCTAGATGGAAAGCTTGGGGAGATTTGTCTGAGGTCTTTCCTGACGATTACGAGCGGCGACCACCGCCTTCGTATCCTCAGATCCCTCCTGTTGATTTTGCGATGGATGTTTCCAAGTTGAGGAATGTTGCTTGTTACATAAGCCACAGTACTGATTCGAATGTGATTGTCCAGTTTGTGCTGCATGATCACAATAACATCATGTTTCCTCGTGTTATGCTTTTCGCCGCTGAGAACATTCCTCCCATGACTGAGCTCAGCCTTGATTATGGAGTATCTGATGATGAATGGAGCCCCAAGCTCGCCATTTGTAACTAA
- the LOC108826354 gene encoding uncharacterized protein LOC108826354, protein MVKAYKQEHVYKHPWERVSAASWRKFADPENKRILSHILEVDTLNRKLDTVTGKLHTTRALTIHAPGPWFLHRIIGQDICHCVESTVVDAKSRSMQLTTKNITLKKFIEVEERIRYDPHPENPSAWTVCSQETSIRIKPLSALASMAEKVEQKCAEKFMQNSVKGREVMERICRYMEAESAPV, encoded by the exons ATGGTAAAAGCATATAAACAAGAGCATGTCTACAAGCATCCGTGGGAGCGGGTGAGTGCTGCCTCCTGGAGGAAGTTTGCTGACCCTGAAAACAAACGCATCCTTTCCCATATCCTCGAAGTCGACACCTTGAACCGCAAACTCGACACTGTCACCGGGAAACTCCACACCACCCGTGCACTCACCATTCATGCTCCCGGTCCTTGGTTCCTTCACCGGATCATAGGCCAGGACATCTGTCACTGTGTTGAATCTACTGTTGTGGATGCCAAATCACGTTCTATGCAG CTTACAACAAAGAACATTACTCTCAAAAAGTTCATTGAAGTGGAGGAGAGGATAAGATACGATCCTCATCCAGAAAATCCGTCGGCCTGGACGGTTTGTAGCCAGGAGACAAGCATTCGAATCAAACCCTTGTCGGCTCTGGCCTCAATGGCTGAGAAAGTTGAGCAGAAGTGCGCCGAGAAGTTCATGCAAAACAGCGTGAAAGGGCGAGAGGTTATGGAGAGGATTTGTAGGTATATGGAAGCAGAGTCCGCTCCAGTCTGA
- the LOC108817394 gene encoding uncharacterized protein LOC108817394, whose product MYFRLLCLLLLASCLTHQAFGRGRNRPPREVSSYPSSSITVVGVVYCDTCSSNTFSRQSYFLQGVDVHVNCRFKASSPKTTEEVNISVNRTTNRSGVYKLEIPHVDGIDCVDGIAIASQCSAKLLSPSNINIGCNIPVFQTATNEVSIKSKQDRVCIYSLSALSYKPSHKNATLCSGGKRQHHGREKEEEKVEKKFRDSKFFWPYMPPYWFPWPYSTLPPLPTLPPLPSFPFPFLPLANPNPALPAFDWKDPTTWIPYLPRFPPSDHNS is encoded by the exons ATGTATTTTCGACTTCTCTGTCTTCTCCTCCTAGCTTCTTGCTTGACACATCAAGCTTTTGGCCGTGGCCGTAACCGGCCACCTCGGGAAGTAAGCTCGTATCCTTCATCAAGTATCACAGTCGTCGGAGTTGTCTACTGTGACACTTGTTCAAGCAACACTTTCTCAAGACAAAGCTATTTCTTACAAG GAGTGGATGTACATGTCAACTGTAGATTCAAAGCAAGCTCACCAAAGACAACAGAGGAAGTGAACATATCAGTGAACAGAACAACAAACAGAAGCGGCGTTTACAAGCTCGAGATCCCTCACGTCGACGGGATAGATTGCGTGGACGGAATCGCCATAGCTTCTCAGTGCAGCGCCAAGCTACTCAGCCCTTCCAACATCAACATCGGCTGCAACATCCCTGTTTTTCAGACAGCAACCAACGAAGTATCCATCAAGTCAAAGCAAGATCGTGTCTGTATCTACAGCTTAAGCGCACTCAGCTACAAACCATCTCACAAAAACGCCACACTTTGCAGCGGCGGAAAGAGACAACATCACGGGCGAGAGAAGGAGGAAGAGAAGGTGGAGAAGAAGTTTAGAGACTCCAAGTTCTTCTGGCCTTACATGCCACCGTACTGGTTCCCTTGGCCGTACTCCACTCTCCCACCGTTGCCTACTCTGCCTCCTCTTCCTTCCTTTCCTTTCCCTTTTCTTCCTTTAGCAAACCCTAATCCAGCATTGCCCGCGTTTGACTGGAAAGATCCCACCACTTGGATACCTTATCTTCCACGTTTCCCTCCCAGTGATCACAATTCTTAG